One Ogataea parapolymorpha DL-1 chromosome VI, whole genome shotgun sequence DNA window includes the following coding sequences:
- a CDS encoding Subunit of the GINS complex (Sld5p, Psf1p, Psf2p, Psf3p) — protein MNFDDILKEFEASKRPGYNEDERRAEDVRLLVDAWVKERTVPELLPYEQELIDRILIRIRKQIELIEMNSIELQTHEREIKLRLVVIESELDRVQFIIRSYTRTRLQKIDKYSLYIRSNDKETAKLSNNEFAYMERHLELLLELYNSQFMKNLPESLQAIDETGGGVSMIDEPDLDRPVFVQATAENVVEVDDEEIELTKNGIYVVRYRAVKDLVETGDVRVL, from the coding sequence ATGAATTTCGACGACATCCTCAAAGAGTTTGAGGCGTCGAAGCGACCGGGCtacaacgaggacgaacGCCGTGCAGAGGACGTGCGACTGCTGGTGGACGCCTGGGTCAAAGAGCGCACGGTGCCGGAACTGCTGCCGTACGAACAGGAATTAATTGATCGCATCCTGATCCGTATCCGCAAACAGatcgagctgatcgagaTGAACTCGATCGAACTGCAGACGCACGAGAGAGAAATCAAGCTGCGCCTCGTGGTGATTGAATCCGAGCTTGACCGCGTCCAATTCATCATCAGATCATACACCAGAACGCGACTCCAGAAAATTGACAAGTACTCGCTCTACATCCGCTCAAACGACAAAGAAACCGCCAAACTTAGCAACAATGAGTTTGCATACATGGAGCGCcatctggagctgctgctggagctgtaCAACTCGCAGTTCATGAAAAACCTGCCGGAGTCGTTGCAGGCCATCGACGAGACGGGGGGCGGTGTGTCGATGATCGACGAACCGGACCTGGACCGCCCCGTGTTCGTGCAGGCGACGGCCGAGAACGTGGTCGAGGTGGACGATGAGGAGATCGAGCTCACTAAAAACGGCATCTACGTGGTACGCTACCGCGCGGTGAAGGACTTGGTGGAAACAGGCGATGTACGGGTGttgtaa
- a CDS encoding Cohesin subunit rad21: MFYSEQLLSREGPLAYVWLAANLEKKLTKHQLLNTDITESTRAIVSSSSVSTEPLALRLTGQLLYGVVRIYSRKAKYLLDDVTDAILKLKSSFRASQSVILPAESTVLPSMRAVTLQDTVTETDLLYQEPLNFDDIFNTQRSTQPTQLPEESTTFDRSVEVPRRTEVDELDGVQDDLELNLDFDLGDAMDVDRDASVELGRADDEANASQQLNDVPDFELPDFHEPVLEIDENEPATPGHGDPLGPEIQIEAIPDKRTRRAPVFENVDVVRTSRKRVIMDEQIEIPGELIREYQASYPAPPVAEERAEDLEKVIELAKPRCLTFGALEMPVIKKRRTEETEQVEQAPENEVSLQLPSFDVGAEDAAFEELVEPAAPQDLPELDEELESFQTNNVSDSQTVSRATVKVAEELRALLADKPATTFSELVARDMDSAEPLSRNPKREATRTFFELLVLATGDSVELSQDRLFGEIGISARAGLAV; this comes from the coding sequence ATGTTTTACTCTGAACAACTGCTTTCTCGCGAGGGGCCGCTGGCCTACGTGTGGCTGGCAGCGAACCTCGAGAAGAAACTCACCAaacaccagctgctcaacacAGATATCACCGAGAGCACTAGGGCGATTGTGTCTAGCAGCAGTGTGTCCACAGAACCGCTGGCGCTGCGTTTGACGGGCCAATTGTTGTACGGAGTGGTGCGGATCTATTCCCGCAAGGCAAAGTATTTGCTAGACGACGTGACAGACGCGATTCTAAAGCTCAAGTCGTCGTTCAGAGCGTCGCAGTCGGTCATCCTACCGGCCGAGTCGACCGTCCTGCCGTCGATGCGTGCCGTCACGTTGCAGGATACCGTCACCGAGACCGACCTGTTGTACCAGGAGCCGCTGAATTTCGACGATATATTCAACACTCAGCGATCGACGCAGCCGACGCAGCTGCCCGAGGAGTCGACCACTTTCGACCGTTCGGTGGAAGTTCCGCGACGCACCGAGGTCGATGAGCTCGATGGCGTCCAGGACGATCTTGAGCTGAACCTCGATTTCGACCTCGGCGACGCCATGGACGTCGACCGCGACGCGTCAGTCGAATTGGGTAGAgccgacgacgaggccaacGCGTcgcagcagctgaacgACGTGCCGGACTTCGAACTGCCGGACTTCCACGAGCCTGTtctcgagatcgacgaaaacgagccGGCCACCCCCGGCCATGGCGACCCGCTGGGGCCAGAAATCCAAATCGAAGCAATTCCCGACAAGCGTACGAGACGCGCGCCTGTGTTTGAGAACGTGGACGTGGTGCGCACGTCGCGCAAGCGTGTGATCATGGACGAGCAAATCGAGATTCCGGGCGAGCTAATCCGCGAGTACCAGGCCAGCTACCCTGCGCCGCCGGTGGCCGAGGAGCGGGCAGAGGATCTGGAGAAAGTGATCGAGCTTGCAAAACCGCGGTGTCTGACGTTTGGCGCGCTTGAAATGCCTGTTATTAAGAAGAGACGGACGGAAGAGACAGAACAGGTCGAGCAGGCCCCGGAAAATGAAGTCAGTCTGCAGCTGCCCTCGTTCGATGTTGGGGCTGAAGATGCGGcgttcgaggagctggttgAGCCTGCTGCGCCACAGGACCTGCCGgagctcgacgaggagctcgagTCATTCCAAACAAACAACGTCAGCGACTCGCAAACAGTGTCACGTGCAACCGTGAAAGTCGCCGAGGAGTTGCGCGCGCTGCTGGCCGACAAGCCAGCGACCACGTTCAGCGAGCTGGTGGCCCGTGACATGGACTCGGCCGAGCCGCTGTCGCGCAACCCGAAGAGAGAGGCCACACGGAcgtttttcgagctgctggtgcttGCTACGGGCGACTCGGTCGAGCTGAGCCAGGACCGGCTGTTTGGCGAGATCGGCATCTCTGCGCGCGCAGGACTCGCTGTGTAA
- a CDS encoding Dolichyl-phosphate-mannose--protein mannosyltransferase 6, which translates to MLRQRKELPEKIVSNKPVEELEDSKPNAQKTSVWTFLAALESVVGPILLTMLGAYLRLYGLEKNPNVVWDEAHFGKFGSQYLKHEYYHDVHPPLGKMLCGLSEYLAGFNGTIENFNFESGSRYPVAFDYALVRWYGSWFGSLMVPVCYFTCKEMGYSLLTTYLISLMCCLELSYISLSKFILLDSSLLFFTATTLYCLAKLHNLRNKEFSTQWVSWLCITGVSIGCVCSVKWVGLFVTALVGLYTVLELWLKFWSPNFKLHRYAKSWIYRIVGLIMLPFLVYLIFFKIHFGLLYKPGSGTGSLSSLYQASMQDTDVGNYPRNLAIDSKITIRSQGKSPNLLHSHPSKYPAGSEQHQVTTYGFKDANNNFIVRPARTQRNYGPFIQNGDAIRLQHELTKANLHSHAIHAHVSERYWEVSGYGDETVGDAKDDWVVEIVEQLHSGNKSYAATENGPDFYSTVHPLTTTFKLRHKVLGCYLATTGESYPTWGFKQGEVVCRPDTRLPFDRSTLWNVEMHENDDLAVESDYVYPSPRFLVDFFMVQHGMLASNNALVPDVHKHDEIASFWWQWPFALVGLRMCSWGPHVTKYYLLSHPFTTWFSTACLGVFVLLAVRLLLLWQRQQLAVSADQLWKFTICGLVPFVGWLLHYLPFIVMGRVTYVHHYMPALYFAMYVAGFVVEYVTGSSRIRYVVYGVLYALVGYLFWYFSPLCLGMSGRASDYAYLNWLPGWNIAK; encoded by the coding sequence ATGTTGAGACAAAGAAAAGAGCTTCCGGAAAAGATTGTGTCCAACAAGCCTGTCGAGGAGTTGGAGGATTCCAAACCCAATGCGCAGAAGACCAGTGTTTGGACCTTCTTGGCGGCGCTGGAGTCCGTCGTTGGGCCTATTCTCCTCACCATGCTGGGGGCCTATCTTCGATTGTATGGTCTCGAGAAAAACCCCAACGTGGTCTGGGACGAGGCGCATTTTGGCAAGTTCGGCTCGCAGTATCTCAAGCACGAATACTACCATGACGTGCATCCTCCTTTGGGCAAAATGCTTTGCGGACTTAGCGAGTATCTTGCCGGCTTTAATGGAACTATTGAAAATTTCAATTTCGAGAGCGGGAGCAGATACCCTGTTGCATTTGATTATGCACTTGTCAGATGGTACGGCTCGTGGTTCGGCAGTTTGATGGTGCCTGTTTGCTACTTCACGTGCAAAGAAATGGGTTATTCGCTGCTGACAACGTATCTTATCTCGTTGATGTGCTGTTTAGAACTGTCGTACATTTCCCTGAGCAAGTTCATTCTGCtggactcgtcgctgctctTTTTTACGGCCACTACGCTGTACTGTCTTGCGAAGCTTCACAATTTGCGAAACAAAGAGTTTTCGACTCAATGGGTTAGCTGGCTCTGTATTACTGGAGTCTCCATTGGCTGTGTGTGCTCTGTGAAATGGGTGGGTCTGTTTGTGACGGCTTTAGTGGGACTGTACACTGTTCTGGAGCTGTGGCTGAAGTTTTGGAGCCCAAACTTCAAATTGCACAGATACGCGAAAAGCTGGATTTACAGAATCGTGGGCCTTATTATGCTCCCGTTTCTGGTGTAcctgatttttttcaagatCCACTTTGGCCTTCTGTACAAACCGGGCTCTGGAACCGGTTCGCTGTCATCACTGTACCAGGCCAGCATGCAGGACACCGACGTGGGGAACTATCCGCGAAACTTGGCAATTGATTCAAAGATCACCATCCGTTCTCAAGGCAAGTCGCCTAATCTGCTCCATTCACACCCGTCCAAGTATCCTGCCGGCTCCGAGCAGCACCAGGTGACGACGTACGGGTTCAAGGACGCAAACAACAACTTTATCGTGCGGCCGGCAAGAACACAGCGCAATTACGGCCCGTTCATCCAGAACGGAGACGCCATCAGGCTGCAGCACGAGCTCACCAAGGCCAACCTCCACTCGCATGCCATCCATGCACACGTCTCTGAGAGGTACTGGGAGGTGAGTGGGTACGGCGATGAGACTGTCGGCGACGCCAAGGACGATTGGGTGGTGGAAATTGTCGAGCAACTGCACTCTGGAAATAAAAGCTACGCTGCCACCGAAAATGGCCCAGATTTTTATAGTACGGTGCACCCGCTCACCACAACCTTCAAGCTGCGCCACAAAGTGCTGGGCTGCTACCTAGCCACAACAGGCGAGTCGTACCCGACGTGGGGCTTCAAGCAGGGCGAGGTGGTATGTCGTCCGGACACAAGGCTGCCGTTCGACAGATCGACGTTGTGGAACGTCGAGATGCACGAGAATGACGATCTGGCCGTTGAAAGCGACTACGTGTATCCGAGCCCGCGCTTTCTGGTGGACTTCTTCATGGTGCAGCACGGCATGCTTGCGTCGAACAACGCGCTCGTGCCCGACGTGCACAAACACGACGAGATCGCGTCGTTCTGGTGGCAGTGGCCGTTTGCGCTCGTGGGACTGCGCATGTGCTCGTGGGGCCCACACGTGACCAAGTACTACCTGCTGAGCCACCCGTTCACGACGTGGTTTTCCACGGCATGTCTGGGCGTGTTTGTGCTCCTGGCGGTGcgactgctgctgctctggcAGCGACAACAACTGGCGGTTTCTGCAGACCAGCTCTGGAAATTCACGATATGTGGTCTGGTTCCGTTTGTTGGCTGGCTGTTGCACTATTTGCCGTTCATCGTGATGGGCCGTGTCACCTACGTGCATCACTACATGCCTGCTCTGTATTTTGCCATGTATGTGGCTGGGTTTGTGGTAGAGTACGTTACCGGCTCATCGCGGATCAGATATGTGGTCTACGGTGTTCTTTACGCTCTTGTCGGGTACCTGTTCTGGTACTTCAGTCCATTGTGTCTGGGGATGTCCGGCAGGGCGTCGGATTACGCTTACCTGAACTGGCTCCCAGGCTGGAATATCGcgaaataa
- a CDS encoding RNA-binding protein PIN4: MSLQSQSPSYEQVPLDVSAPDYNNRHTSMSSMSSASGCTSSTYGGNASMQAMNANTTGNSVLSGRVSQSRHFGQHGTFNPNWLPQQTNTMMNVTPWIEQQAQVAPSINMSSLNMSSMPSEQSQTTNLSVLTNKNSSNSTVNDKGEERQQSTGAPVSPNNSHQPHEFEKDEEDVIPTAIVIKNIPFAIKKEQLLDVMSKLSLPLPYAFNYHFDNGVFRGLAFANFNSTEETSMVVNVLNGREIGGRKLRVEYKKMLPMVERERIEREKREKRGQLEEQHRSTSATSLASLYSISSMPNSSTPAQTNMSLLNNASTAHKLMPDRLYVTLSAQPPSLPSNVDFNDPETLEIYSKLIVFRDEFKNPTLPASVSELAFPLASMNSNQRKVISVLCQFLNLVESFESGFITVKRSELGVQTTGGTSVTGVAGTSLSSAATPATGAQPAFPPSLIRSQSHNLVSTASPLSMNAGRYRQQSPRIVTQQTQPNTFAQPQQLQSATSSPNIFQLQHQNPSTLHHSSSAASLNLLRTNGQTPLGQQLSGGTSGARGGGLPSLGGNAAFFGQAQFTNTGLTSKMDDIFIGMENLSFER; encoded by the coding sequence ATGTCTCTCCAGTCTCAGTCGCCCTCCTACGAGCAGGTACCTTTGGATGTCTCGGCCCCAGACTACAACAACCGCCATACGTCCATGTCGTCCATGTCGTCTGCGTCCGGCTGCACCTCGTCCACCTACGGAGGAAATGCGTCCATGCAAGCGATGAACGCAAACACGACAGGAAATTCTGTTCTTTCTGGCCGCGTGTCTCAGAGTCGGCATTTTGGACAACATGGCACGTTCAATCCAAACTGGCTGCCGCAGCAAACGAACACCATGATGAACGTCACGCCATGGATAGAACAGCAGGCTCAGGTGGCTCCTAGCATCAACATGTCCAGTCTCAACATGTCGTCCATGCCGAGCGAGCAGTCGCAGACCACAAATCTGAGTGTGCTGACTaacaaaaacagcagcaactcCACGGTCAACGACAAGGGCGAGGAACGACAACAGAGCACTGGGGCTCCTGTGTCGCCAAACAACTCTCACCAACCCCACGAGTTcgagaaggacgaggaagatgTTATTCCCACCGCAATCgtgatcaaaaacatcCCATTTGCAATCAAGAAAGAACAGTTGTTAGATGTAATGTCCAAGCTGAGCTTGCCATTACCGTATGCCTTTAATTACCATTTCGATAACGGAGTTTTCCGCGGACTTGCGTTTGCCAATTTCAACTCAACCGAGGAGACGTCCATGGTGGTGAACGTTTTGAATGGTCGGGAGATTGGCGGTAGAAAGCTCAGAGTCgaatacaaaaaaatgttGCCGATGGTTGAACGAGAGCGGATCGAGCGcgagaaaagagaaaaacgCGGCCAATTGGAGGAACAGCACCGCTCCACCAGCGCCACCTCGCTGGCGTCTCTTTACAGCATTAGCTCAATGCCGAACTCGTCCACCCCCGCACAGACCAACATGTCGCTTCTCAACAACGCTAGCACTGCACACAAACTCATGCCGGACAGACTCTACGTGACTCTGAGTGCCCAGCCTCCTTCCCTACCGAGCAACGTGGACTTTAATGACCCTGAAACGTTAGAAATCTATTCCAAACTGATTGTTTTTAGAGACGAATTTAAGAACCCAACGCTACCTGCCAGTGTTTCCGAGCTGGCCTTTCCCTTGGCATCCATGAACTCCAATCAGCGCAAAGTTATATCTGTTTTGTGCCAGTTCTTGAATCTGGTTGAATCTTTCGAGTCTGGCTTTATTACGGTGAAGAGGTCCGAGCTGGGCGTCCAGACCACGGGGGGCACCTCGGTCACAGGCGTTGCCGGCACCTCTCTGTCTTCGGCCGCGACCCCGGCAACAGGCGCGCAACCGGCCTTCCCACCTTCTTTGATCCGGTCGCAGTCGCACAACCTTGTGAGCACGGCGTCTCCTCTTTCCATGAATGCTGGTAGATATAGACAGCAGTCTCCTCGGATTGTGACTCAGCAGACCCAGCCTAACACATTTGCACAGCCGCAACAGTTGCAGAGCGCCACCTCTTCGCCAAACATTTTCCAATTGCAGCATCAAAACCCGTCCACTCTGCACCACTCGTCCTCTGCTGCGTCTCTGAACCTTTTGCGGACCAACGGCCAGACACctcttggccagcagctAAGTGGTGGCACGTCTGGAGCTCGTGGGGGCGGACTTCCCTCCCTGGGCGGAAATGCAGCCTTTTTTGGACAGGCTCAGTTCACAAACACTGGACTTACTAGCAAGATGGACGACATATTCATTGGCATGGAGAATTTGAGTTTTGAGAGATGA
- a CDS encoding Protein transport protein Sec61 subunit beta translates to MSSVPGGAKTLAKRKATQENKLKQQLQSQPTSTRAAGAGGSSSTMLKIYTDESQGFKIDPLVVLVLAVSFIFSVVLLHVLAKLTGKFF, encoded by the coding sequence ATGAGCAGTGTTCCAGGAGGTGCAAAGACATTGGCCAAGAGAAAGGCCACGcaagaaaacaagctcaagcagCAGCTACAGAGCCAGCCAACATCCACACGggctgctggtgctggcggctcgtcgtccaccATGCTGAAGATTTACACCGACGAGTCGCAAGGCTTCAAGATCGATCCGCTCGTCGTGCTTGTTCTGGCCGTTTCCTTCATCTTCTCGGTTGTCCTGTTGCACGTGCTGGCAAAGCTGACCGGCAAGTTCTTCTAA